One Kineococcus aurantiacus genomic window carries:
- a CDS encoding ATP-binding cassette domain-containing protein: protein MSAPPLVAHEVTKSFPDREGGGWTPVLRGVSVTVHPGELVAVVGPSGSGKSTLLHCLSGLEDPTSGTVRIAGTPLAGLSGAALARLRREHVGFVFQSYNLIPSLTAWDNVALPVRLARRRVRAEDVDRALARVGLSERAGFKPAALSGGQQQRVAIARALVVERDVVFADEPTGALDTAAGAQVLALLREAASGRRAVVVVTHDLEAAATADRVLVLRDGTVHDELSGVSAAQVLEAVTRAAAKV, encoded by the coding sequence GTGAGCGCGCCGCCCCTGGTGGCCCACGAGGTGACCAAGTCCTTCCCCGACCGGGAGGGCGGGGGGTGGACACCGGTGCTGCGCGGGGTGAGCGTGACGGTCCACCCCGGCGAGCTGGTCGCAGTCGTGGGCCCCAGCGGATCGGGCAAGTCGACCCTCCTGCACTGCCTGTCCGGCCTGGAGGACCCCACCTCGGGCACCGTGCGGATCGCCGGCACCCCGCTGGCGGGGTTGAGTGGCGCAGCGCTGGCGCGGTTGCGCCGCGAGCACGTCGGTTTCGTCTTCCAGTCCTACAACCTCATCCCCTCGCTCACGGCCTGGGACAACGTCGCGCTGCCGGTGCGGCTGGCGCGCCGGCGGGTGCGCGCCGAGGACGTCGACCGGGCGCTGGCCCGGGTGGGCCTCAGCGAGCGCGCCGGGTTCAAACCCGCGGCCCTGTCCGGCGGGCAGCAGCAACGGGTGGCGATCGCCCGGGCGCTGGTGGTGGAACGTGACGTCGTCTTCGCCGACGAACCGACCGGTGCGCTGGACACCGCCGCCGGCGCGCAGGTGCTGGCGCTGCTGCGCGAGGCGGCGTCGGGACGACGAGCGGTGGTGGTGGTCACCCACGACCTGGAGGCGGCCGCCACCGCGGACCGGGTGCTCGTGCTGCGGGACGGCACCGTCCACGACGAGCTGTCCGGGGTCAGCGCGGCGCAGGTGCTGGAGGCCGTCACCCGCGCCGCGGCGAAGGTGTGA
- a CDS encoding FtsX-like permease family protein produces MRAGTATRAPRGLLRRLVVGELLADARTWVGAGVVAGAAAVVGAVAGCLLQSAVQVGGTRGLALYPVVGLVVVLTAVATAVVLSSVASLTVTSQQRSHALWQLIGVSPRQVRAVVLAQLLLVALAGALGGVLLAVPLVVPFCRWVLSTSEGLQQVPLVFGPAAAAAVVVVVTAVVTASGRRSARAASRTSGLLLVRDADPPPARVDRRRWAGLVLLLGVLVVLVLSAGRTPLDRVLVPLTLTGPLLSALVVLAGPLVFAPFLRAWTRVVPAEASASWFLARARAAHGTARASATTGPLVVAVALPGSLFAVTGTVRAAVGAQTGRLPPAPPVQTAVLLVGGPLLLAVVGAAATVFMSGRVRERESALVRAAGGGHGVVLLAAVWESVIHAVTATALGAGVVAVTAGVAAWAVVPAGGAAALPASGAGAVAVTAVAGLVLLLAATVPTTLLALRRGPARALSVE; encoded by the coding sequence GTGCGGGCCGGAACGGCGACCCGGGCGCCCCGGGGGTTGCTGCGGCGCCTGGTCGTGGGGGAACTGCTGGCCGACGCGCGCACCTGGGTGGGGGCCGGGGTGGTCGCCGGGGCCGCGGCCGTCGTGGGTGCGGTCGCGGGGTGCCTGCTGCAGAGCGCCGTGCAGGTCGGCGGCACGCGCGGCCTGGCGCTGTACCCCGTCGTCGGCCTCGTCGTCGTCCTCACCGCGGTCGCCACCGCGGTGGTGCTGTCCTCGGTGGCGTCGCTGACGGTCACCTCGCAGCAGCGCTCGCACGCGCTGTGGCAGCTGATCGGTGTCAGCCCGCGCCAGGTGCGCGCCGTCGTGCTGGCGCAACTGCTGCTGGTGGCCCTGGCCGGTGCGCTGGGCGGGGTCCTGCTGGCCGTCCCCCTGGTGGTGCCGTTCTGCCGCTGGGTGCTGTCCACCTCCGAGGGGCTGCAGCAGGTGCCGCTGGTGTTCGGGCCGGCCGCCGCGGCGGCGGTCGTCGTGGTCGTCACCGCCGTCGTCACCGCGAGCGGTCGCCGCAGCGCCCGCGCCGCCTCCCGCACCAGCGGTCTGCTGCTGGTGCGCGACGCCGACCCGCCGCCGGCGCGGGTGGACCGCCGCCGCTGGGCGGGGCTCGTCCTCCTGCTGGGCGTCCTGGTCGTGCTGGTGCTCAGCGCGGGCAGGACGCCCCTGGACCGCGTCCTCGTCCCGCTGACGCTGACCGGTCCGCTCCTGAGCGCCCTCGTCGTGCTGGCCGGGCCGCTGGTGTTCGCGCCGTTCCTGCGCGCGTGGACCCGCGTGGTGCCGGCGGAGGCGTCGGCGTCGTGGTTCCTGGCCCGGGCCCGGGCCGCGCACGGCACCGCGCGCGCCAGCGCCACCACCGGTCCGCTCGTGGTGGCCGTCGCCCTGCCCGGCAGCCTGTTCGCGGTCACCGGCACCGTGCGGGCCGCGGTCGGGGCGCAGACCGGCCGGCTGCCGCCCGCGCCGCCGGTGCAGACGGCCGTCCTGCTCGTCGGCGGGCCGCTGCTGCTGGCCGTCGTGGGGGCGGCGGCCACCGTCTTCATGTCCGGGCGGGTGCGCGAGCGCGAGTCGGCGCTGGTGCGCGCCGCGGGCGGCGGCCACGGCGTGGTGCTGCTCGCCGCGGTGTGGGAGTCGGTCATCCACGCCGTCACCGCGACGGCGCTGGGGGCGGGGGTGGTCGCGGTGACCGCCGGGGTCGCGGCGTGGGCCGTGGTCCCGGCCGGTGGGGCCGCCGCGCTCCCCGCGTCCGGCGCCGGGGCCGTGGCCGTGACGGCGGTCGCGGGGCTGGTGCTGCTGCTGGCGGCGACGGTGCCCACCACGCTGCTGGCGCTGCGGCGCGGACCGGCGCGGGCGTTGAGCGTGGAGTGA